A DNA window from Mastomys coucha isolate ucsf_1 unplaced genomic scaffold, UCSF_Mcou_1 pScaffold21, whole genome shotgun sequence contains the following coding sequences:
- the Ppp1r14a gene encoding protein phosphatase 1 regulatory subunit 14A — MAAQRLGKRVLSKLQSPSRARGPGGSPSGLQKRHARVTVKYDRRELQRRLDVEKWIDGRLEELYRGRESDMPDEVNIDELLELDSEEERCRKIRGLLEACANPTEDFVQELLAKLRGLHKQPGFPQPSPSDDPSLSPRQDRAHTAPP; from the exons ATGGCAGCGCAGCGGCTGGGCAAGCGCGTGCTGAGCAAGCTGCAGTCCCCGTCGCGGGCCCGCGGCCCGGGGGGCAGCCCCAGCGGGCTGCAGAAGCGGCATGCGCGAGTCACGGTCAAGTACGACCGGCGGGAGCTGCAGCGGCGGCTGGACGTGGAGAAGTGGATCGACGGACGCTTGGAGGAGCTGTACCGCGGCAGG GAGTCAGACATGCCGGATGAGGTCAACATCGATGAGCTGTTGGAACTGGACAGTGAAGAGGAAAGATGCCGGAAAATCCGG GGACTCTTGGAAGCTTGTGCAAATCCCACAGAG GACTTCGTCCAGGAGCTGCTGGCCAAGCTTCGGGGCCTGCACAAACAGCCGGGCTTCCCGCAGCCCAGCCCCTCAGACGACCCCAGCCTGAGCCCCCGCCAAGACCGGGCCCACACTGCCCCGCCCTGA